One Granulicella sp. 5B5 DNA window includes the following coding sequences:
- a CDS encoding multicopper oxidase family protein — translation MLTRRQFLKASGATAATLSLPSLAQQSAPDISIEIAPYLLEASPKHRFETVAYNGQIPGPLLRLREGREVSVEINNRSADPEVLHWHGLFLPPEIDGAMEEGTPMIAPGSTTRYRMTPQPAGFRWYHTHTFAGKDLHKAGYGGQHGFLLIEPRDNPARYDREVFLGLHDWGGHFEGGDDGFMNPVYDASTINGKMLGFGEPVRVKQGERVLMHILNSSPTEVHWISLAGHTFQVVALDGNPVQQPQTLEMLRLAPAERISAIVQMNAPGVWVLGEVRKHVQAAGMGIVIEYAGSTGRPQWIQPESLMWDYLRFTKPTTSTTNAERIELVIDSLFKGHGAEEQWLINGKSYPHTEEPVLRNGQRYRLVLKNLSMDDHPIHLHRHTFEVKRIDNGNELSGLMKDVVLIHAKNTTEIEFVANHPGATLLHCHQQDHMDRGFMMLFRYA, via the coding sequence ATGCTGACGCGTAGGCAGTTCCTAAAGGCATCCGGAGCAACCGCTGCAACGCTGAGCTTGCCCAGCCTGGCCCAGCAGAGCGCCCCCGATATCTCCATCGAGATTGCACCGTATCTCCTTGAGGCCTCGCCGAAACACCGGTTCGAGACCGTCGCCTACAACGGCCAGATACCCGGCCCTCTGTTGCGCCTACGCGAAGGCCGCGAAGTCTCCGTCGAAATCAACAACCGCAGCGCAGACCCCGAGGTATTGCACTGGCATGGCCTCTTTCTGCCACCGGAGATAGATGGCGCGATGGAAGAGGGAACGCCGATGATCGCGCCCGGTTCCACAACGCGATATCGGATGACGCCACAGCCCGCCGGCTTTCGCTGGTATCACACGCATACCTTCGCTGGGAAAGACCTGCACAAGGCTGGATATGGCGGCCAGCACGGATTCCTGCTTATCGAGCCACGCGACAATCCTGCGCGCTACGACCGCGAGGTCTTCCTCGGCCTGCATGATTGGGGAGGTCACTTCGAGGGCGGCGACGACGGCTTCATGAACCCCGTCTACGACGCCTCCACCATCAACGGCAAGATGCTCGGCTTCGGCGAGCCGGTACGAGTGAAGCAGGGTGAGCGCGTACTGATGCACATCCTTAACTCCAGCCCAACCGAGGTCCACTGGATCTCGCTCGCAGGACACACCTTCCAGGTAGTCGCTCTCGACGGCAACCCCGTACAGCAGCCGCAGACACTAGAGATGCTGCGGCTCGCGCCCGCCGAACGCATCAGCGCGATTGTGCAAATGAACGCGCCCGGTGTCTGGGTCCTCGGCGAAGTCCGCAAACACGTCCAGGCCGCAGGCATGGGCATCGTGATCGAGTACGCCGGCTCAACTGGTAGGCCCCAATGGATTCAACCGGAGAGCTTAATGTGGGACTACCTGCGCTTCACCAAGCCCACAACGAGCACCACGAATGCCGAACGGATCGAGCTGGTCATCGACTCCCTCTTCAAAGGCCACGGCGCCGAAGAGCAGTGGCTGATCAACGGCAAGAGTTACCCGCATACCGAAGAGCCCGTACTGCGGAACGGCCAGCGATACAGACTCGTGCTGAAGAACCTCAGCATGGATGATCACCCCATTCATCTGCACCGTCATACCTTCGAGGTAAAACGGATCGACAACGGCAATGAACTAAGCGGCTTGATGAAGGATGTGGTGTTGATCCACGCAAAGAACACTACTGAGATTGAATTCGTAGCGAATCATCCGGGCGCCACATTACTACATTGTCATCAACAAGACCACATGGACCGCGGTTTTATGATGCTGTTTCGCTATGCTTAA
- the xylB gene encoding xylulokinase: MFLGVDVGTGGTRAAIVDRDGRVLFSQSTEHVPISSPHIGWAEQAPEDWWRAAQASIRAVVKSAAAAGHVVESVGLTGQMHGCVMLDADGQVLRPALIWCDQRTQPQCDWLTATIGYERLIELTCNPALPNFTLTKLLWVREHQPEIFARIAHVLCPKDYVRYRLTGEYAIDMQEASGTLLLDVTHRRWSQEVAAAAGIPMSWLPSLFEGPELCGRITQLTAGITGLAAGTPVVAGAGDQGAGAVGMGILQPGSVSATIGTSGVVFAATSTPTKDTKGRLHTFCHAAPGIWHVMGVTNGAGLSFRYFRDTFAPHLSYDQLTALAAAIPPASDGLFWTPYLFGERTPHLDPNARAAFVGVTASHTLGHFVRAVLEGVAFSLKDTFTLFEELHIPVESIRLGGGGARSPLWRQIQADVYGHSVERLEAEEGGAFGAALLAGTGIGAWPSVQAACAATIRPVEVIEPVAAETMQHAYPHYRQIYPALREVTAD; the protein is encoded by the coding sequence ATGTTTTTAGGTGTAGATGTAGGCACTGGCGGAACGCGCGCGGCCATTGTGGATCGGGATGGCCGCGTTCTGTTCTCTCAGTCGACTGAGCATGTTCCGATTAGCTCTCCACATATCGGTTGGGCTGAGCAGGCCCCGGAAGATTGGTGGCGTGCGGCGCAGGCTTCCATCCGCGCTGTCGTCAAGTCGGCAGCTGCCGCGGGCCACGTCGTCGAGTCCGTGGGGCTTACGGGGCAGATGCATGGCTGCGTCATGCTGGACGCCGACGGGCAGGTCCTGCGCCCGGCACTCATCTGGTGTGACCAGCGCACCCAGCCTCAATGTGATTGGCTGACGGCGACCATCGGTTACGAACGTCTTATCGAGCTCACCTGTAACCCTGCGCTGCCGAACTTCACTCTGACCAAGCTGCTTTGGGTGCGTGAGCACCAGCCTGAGATATTTGCCAGGATCGCTCACGTCCTATGCCCGAAGGATTACGTTCGTTATCGCCTAACGGGCGAGTATGCGATAGACATGCAGGAGGCATCCGGTACTCTGCTGCTTGATGTCACGCATCGGCGCTGGTCGCAAGAGGTGGCTGCGGCTGCCGGCATTCCAATGTCATGGCTGCCGAGCCTCTTTGAAGGCCCTGAGCTATGCGGCCGTATCACGCAGTTGACAGCTGGCATTACAGGGCTGGCTGCGGGCACGCCTGTCGTGGCAGGAGCTGGCGACCAGGGTGCAGGTGCGGTTGGCATGGGCATCCTCCAGCCAGGTTCTGTTTCGGCGACGATTGGAACCTCGGGTGTTGTCTTCGCGGCGACCTCGACGCCGACGAAGGACACAAAGGGTCGTCTCCACACGTTCTGCCACGCTGCACCCGGCATCTGGCATGTCATGGGTGTCACCAACGGTGCAGGTCTCAGCTTCCGGTACTTCCGCGACACGTTTGCGCCGCACCTGAGCTACGACCAACTCACCGCGCTTGCGGCAGCTATTCCCCCGGCCTCGGATGGATTATTCTGGACGCCGTATCTATTCGGCGAGCGCACACCGCATCTTGACCCCAACGCGCGCGCAGCCTTTGTTGGCGTTACGGCTTCGCACACGCTAGGACACTTTGTGCGTGCTGTGCTGGAAGGTGTCGCGTTCAGTCTCAAGGACACGTTCACCCTGTTTGAGGAGCTTCACATTCCTGTCGAGAGCATCCGTCTCGGTGGTGGAGGCGCGCGCAGCCCTCTTTGGCGGCAGATACAGGCAGACGTTTATGGGCACTCCGTCGAGCGGCTGGAAGCTGAGGAGGGCGGCGCATTCGGTGCGGCTCTGCTGGCGGGGACAGGCATCGGCGCGTGGCCCAGCGTGCAAGCAGCTTGTGCTGCCACCATTCGCCCTGTCGAGGTGATCGAGCCGGTCGCTGCGGAGACGATGCAGCATGCCTACCCGCACTACCGGCAGATCTATCCTGCGCTACGAGAGGTTACGGCAGACTAG
- a CDS encoding sodium:solute symporter family protein — protein MNPAAVFALFMFSGQLTHLNPVDVIILALYFGVVIFIGFYVKGSTNTSEEFFLAGREMTAWIAGLSFVSANLGSLELMGWAGSAYQYGILATHWYWIGAIPAMLFLGIVMMPFYYISKTHSVPGYLQLRFGEGARGLAAISFGFMTILMSGVNMYAMALVMKVILGWNINFSIWVGAATVAVYVMLGGLRSAIINEVLQFILIWAGAALIPILGLIEAGGWTKLKAQIAVNVGSNDYTHLWSTLGHFKDNPMGINWVGIVFGLGAVISFGYWTTDFLVVQRVLSAHNLRAAKMAPVLGAAFKMAIPLIVIVPGLLALGVLRDPHTHQLIHLVGENQVDAAHPYSYNEVLPLMLIRYCGPGLLGLGITALVAGFMSGMAGNVSAFSTVWTYDIYGAYMNKRANDQHYVWMGRVSTVVGMIISVGTAYLVMNAASIMDYVQALFSFFIAPLFGTVILGMLWKRATNWGGFLGLLAGTASSIGMFIYTSTGSAAHRAVALSRIALSPDAQPMAENMFRALWSWLICVAVTVLVSYMTKPKNDSELNGLVYGATVIPDDGATTLFQKPIFWAVVVAVVFLILNIIFF, from the coding sequence ATGAATCCAGCAGCCGTTTTCGCACTGTTTATGTTTAGTGGTCAACTGACCCATCTGAATCCAGTAGATGTCATTATCCTGGCCCTTTATTTCGGTGTGGTCATCTTCATCGGCTTCTACGTTAAAGGTTCGACGAACACCAGCGAGGAATTCTTCCTGGCCGGCCGTGAGATGACCGCTTGGATCGCTGGCCTGAGTTTCGTCTCCGCCAACCTTGGTTCGCTCGAACTCATGGGGTGGGCAGGGTCCGCATATCAATATGGCATCCTCGCCACGCATTGGTATTGGATTGGCGCCATACCAGCCATGCTCTTTCTTGGCATTGTGATGATGCCGTTCTATTACATCTCGAAGACGCACTCGGTGCCAGGCTATCTGCAACTCCGTTTCGGAGAAGGGGCTCGTGGCCTTGCTGCGATCTCCTTCGGTTTCATGACGATTTTGATGTCCGGCGTGAACATGTATGCAATGGCGTTGGTGATGAAAGTCATCCTCGGCTGGAACATCAACTTCAGCATCTGGGTCGGTGCGGCGACCGTTGCGGTCTACGTCATGTTGGGCGGCCTCCGTTCGGCCATCATCAACGAAGTCCTGCAGTTCATTCTCATCTGGGCTGGGGCGGCCTTGATTCCAATCCTCGGGCTGATCGAAGCCGGCGGTTGGACCAAGCTCAAGGCGCAGATTGCAGTCAATGTTGGCTCCAATGACTACACGCATCTGTGGTCCACGCTGGGGCACTTCAAAGACAATCCCATGGGCATCAACTGGGTTGGCATCGTCTTTGGCCTCGGTGCCGTTATCAGTTTTGGTTACTGGACGACGGACTTTCTTGTCGTGCAGCGAGTGCTCAGTGCTCACAACCTGCGCGCCGCTAAGATGGCACCGGTTCTTGGCGCCGCCTTTAAGATGGCGATTCCGCTTATTGTGATTGTTCCTGGCCTTCTGGCACTGGGCGTCCTGCGCGACCCGCATACGCATCAACTGATACATCTTGTAGGCGAGAATCAAGTCGATGCAGCACATCCCTATAGTTACAACGAAGTGCTGCCATTAATGTTGATCCGCTACTGCGGTCCGGGCCTCCTGGGGCTTGGAATCACTGCCCTTGTAGCCGGTTTCATGAGCGGCATGGCCGGCAACGTTAGCGCCTTTTCTACGGTCTGGACCTATGACATCTATGGCGCTTACATGAATAAACGCGCTAACGATCAGCACTATGTCTGGATGGGCCGAGTTTCGACAGTCGTCGGTATGATCATTTCTGTCGGCACCGCCTATCTCGTCATGAATGCGGCCTCCATCATGGACTACGTGCAGGCCCTTTTCAGCTTCTTTATTGCGCCGCTCTTTGGCACGGTCATCCTCGGCATGTTGTGGAAGCGTGCCACGAACTGGGGTGGCTTTCTTGGCCTGCTGGCCGGCACGGCCTCGTCGATCGGCATGTTCATCTATACGAGTACTGGAAGCGCAGCTCATAGAGCTGTGGCACTTTCTCGCATCGCACTGTCGCCGGATGCGCAACCGATGGCGGAAAACATGTTCCGTGCACTCTGGAGCTGGCTCATCTGCGTCGCCGTCACGGTACTCGTGAGCTATATGACAAAGCCCAAAAACGACTCTGAACTGAATGGTCTCGTCTACGGTGCAACAGTCATCCCGGATGATGGAGCGACAACGCTCTTTCAGAAGCCGATCTTCTGGGCGGTGGTCGTTGCCGTGGTCTTCTTGATTCTTAACATCATCTTCTTCTAA
- a CDS encoding substrate-binding domain-containing protein → MEKEGVTNVVLDHLAAARVTLRHLYELGHRKIALMKGHPTVIDTAYRWEATLQAAREIGISLTPERMVEIHESGWSPEIGYATVKRLLRTTQDFTALVGFNDTSAIGAIRAFHEGGLRVPQDVSVVGFDDIVSAEFNVPSLTTIRQPLAEMGKLGASILLDRIADPSQKYDRSIFMKPKLIVRESTGPASRRQAVSGSSSKQR, encoded by the coding sequence TTGGAGAAGGAAGGTGTCACAAATGTAGTTCTTGATCATCTGGCTGCTGCCCGTGTCACCTTACGCCACCTCTATGAACTGGGTCACCGGAAGATCGCCCTGATGAAGGGGCACCCTACTGTGATCGATACAGCCTATCGCTGGGAGGCAACGTTACAGGCTGCACGCGAAATCGGCATCTCATTGACGCCTGAACGAATGGTAGAGATTCACGAATCTGGCTGGTCCCCCGAGATTGGTTATGCCACGGTAAAGAGGCTTCTGCGTACTACCCAGGACTTTACCGCGCTTGTAGGCTTCAATGACACCTCTGCGATCGGTGCTATCCGGGCGTTCCACGAGGGTGGTCTCCGCGTGCCACAGGACGTATCCGTCGTGGGTTTTGATGACATTGTGAGTGCAGAATTCAACGTTCCCAGTCTCACCACGATTCGCCAGCCACTCGCGGAAATGGGGAAGCTCGGCGCATCGATCCTATTGGATCGCATTGCTGATCCGTCCCAAAAATACGACAGATCAATCTTCATGAAGCCGAAGCTTATTGTGCGAGAATCCACAGGGCCAGCCTCTCGTCGCCAGGCGGTTTCAGGAAGCAGCTCTAAGCAAAGATAG
- a CDS encoding LacI family DNA-binding transcriptional regulator, which yields MTKKNKPKSTRSASKAEAGLSKLRDNSVAPVKTRTSLKDLAEYLGLSQTTISFVLNDAPLAKNLTEETRRRVHEAARKFNYRPSYFALNLNKRGSDSVGVIAPDHSEGYFTKVMAGAERYFVQKKFMYFTTCHYWQPELIQEYPRMLLSRGPKVFFCLIQMQTSNRRFRS from the coding sequence ATGACTAAAAAGAACAAACCTAAGTCAACTCGATCGGCCTCGAAAGCTGAGGCAGGGCTGTCGAAGCTACGCGACAATAGCGTGGCTCCGGTCAAAACCAGGACCTCCCTCAAAGATCTCGCTGAATACCTGGGCCTATCGCAGACGACCATCTCATTCGTCTTGAATGATGCGCCATTGGCAAAGAACCTTACGGAGGAGACGCGTCGTCGAGTTCACGAAGCTGCACGAAAGTTCAACTACCGTCCAAGCTACTTTGCATTGAATCTGAATAAGCGTGGTAGTGATTCAGTCGGTGTTATCGCCCCGGATCATAGTGAAGGCTATTTCACCAAGGTGATGGCCGGCGCTGAACGCTACTTTGTTCAGAAAAAGTTCATGTACTTCACTACGTGTCATTATTGGCAGCCGGAACTCATTCAAGAGTATCCGCGGATGCTACTCAGTAGGGGGCCGAAGGTCTTCTTCTGCTTAATTCAAATGCAGACTTCGAATCGCCGCTTCCGATCGTGA
- a CDS encoding LacI family DNA-binding transcriptional regulator, protein MTIKKTTPVEPRPVNLKVLAEYLGLSPATISLVMNNAPGVAAISAATRHRVLEAAKRLDYSPSPIARSLRMRQSFTVGVIVPEFSEGYFTMLMNGIEERLLQSGYLHFVVSHQCKPDLIEEYPRLLAKRSVEGYLLVNSSLNEELRVPVVTISGHKKLKGNTNIVMDHDLAAMLALKHLYDLGHRRIAFMKGPKYALDAGARWEGIMNMARRIGLTIYPELCIYLEANLWSPELGYPIIRDLLLRTRDLTAIFCFNDHAAIGAIRAIVDCGLRCPDDISVIGFDDISSAAYQTPRLTTVRQPLRRMAETAVETLLRRIESPQSDYPESILFEPELMVRESTAPPRHLLTSSGRRRSTKNILDDGAKNPRGTTTGLA, encoded by the coding sequence ATGACAATCAAGAAAACCACTCCCGTCGAGCCGAGACCGGTCAACCTGAAGGTGCTGGCCGAGTATCTAGGCCTCTCACCGGCGACCATCTCTCTGGTGATGAACAATGCTCCCGGGGTCGCCGCTATCTCTGCGGCCACCCGCCATCGAGTGCTCGAGGCTGCCAAGCGATTGGACTATAGCCCCAGTCCGATCGCACGGTCATTGCGTATGCGTCAGAGTTTTACGGTAGGGGTCATCGTGCCCGAGTTCAGTGAGGGGTATTTCACGATGCTGATGAACGGGATTGAAGAGCGCCTCCTGCAGTCCGGCTATCTACACTTCGTCGTTAGTCACCAGTGCAAGCCAGATCTGATTGAGGAGTATCCGCGCTTGCTTGCGAAACGTTCTGTTGAGGGCTACCTGTTGGTTAACAGCTCACTGAATGAAGAACTCCGTGTTCCGGTCGTAACCATCTCCGGGCACAAAAAACTCAAAGGCAATACGAATATTGTGATGGATCACGATTTGGCAGCGATGCTTGCACTAAAGCATCTTTACGACTTGGGTCATCGACGGATAGCCTTCATGAAAGGCCCGAAATACGCCCTCGACGCGGGTGCGCGTTGGGAGGGCATCATGAACATGGCCCGGCGGATCGGTTTGACCATCTATCCAGAGCTTTGTATCTACCTCGAGGCGAATCTCTGGTCTCCTGAACTCGGATACCCAATCATTCGCGATCTGCTCCTGCGCACTCGCGATCTCACGGCCATCTTCTGTTTCAACGACCACGCCGCAATTGGGGCCATCCGTGCAATTGTCGACTGCGGACTGCGATGTCCCGACGATATCTCGGTCATCGGTTTTGACGACATTTCAAGTGCGGCATATCAGACGCCTCGCCTTACAACTGTCCGTCAACCGCTGCGAAGGATGGCGGAAACCGCCGTTGAAACTCTTCTCCGCCGCATCGAGTCGCCACAGAGCGACTATCCCGAGTCCATTCTCTTTGAGCCAGAGCTCATGGTCCGCGAGTCGACTGCTCCACCTCGACACTTGCTTACGTCCTCAGGTAGGAGGCGCAGTACCAAAAATATTCTAGACGATGGAGCGAAAAATCCTCGAGGGACAACGACGGGATTAGCCTAA
- a CDS encoding glycoside hydrolase family 3 C-terminal domain-containing protein, translating into MPGIPRLGLPDINLADSAVGVRMAARESRYATLLPSVIGMASSWDPDAARLYGSVIGRELRAQGYNMSIGGGMDLIREPRNGRNFEYASEDPILSGIMVGELASGVQDNHIMGDIKHYALNDQETGRNSLNAGLNERAMQETDLLSFKIGIALAKPAGAMCSYNRVNGDYACENKYLLDDVLKHDWGFKGFVVSDWEATHSTVKAALAGLDMEQPGIEYFGKDLKQAVLDGKVPQARLDDMVHRIVRSMFAAGVIDDPPVRSVVDPFRGRDDAEHIEEEGLVLLKNDHILPLAGGEVKSIAVIGDHADTGVLSGGGSAQVDAPGGRPGGSVWGQPVYFPSSPLKYVKVHAGTAAHVTFDPGTDPAQAAKVAAGAQVAIVFVTQWMSEGQDAATLSLPHDQDVLVKAVAAANPNTVVVLETGGPVDMPWASSVRGIIESWYPGIGGAQAIANVLFGTVNPSGKLSVTFAASDDQLPHPHVTGLVEHTVNNRLKADQRGRQPHDFPVDYNVEGMMVGYKWFQVKDEKPLFPFGYGLSYTTFDYSGLKVDREAKEVSFEVKNTGSRDGDEIAEVYVTLPKSAGEPFRKLAGWKRIAVAAGTSQTVTVPIDPLYLSIFDVKDHAWKQVPGEYHFEVGGSSADLPLHENVMVSAK; encoded by the coding sequence GTGCCAGGAATCCCGCGCCTCGGACTGCCAGACATCAACCTGGCGGACTCGGCTGTGGGAGTGAGGATGGCAGCGCGGGAGAGCCGCTACGCGACTCTGCTGCCTTCGGTGATCGGAATGGCTTCGAGCTGGGACCCTGACGCTGCCCGGCTGTATGGCTCGGTGATCGGCCGCGAGCTGCGTGCACAGGGATACAACATGTCGATCGGCGGTGGCATGGATCTGATTCGGGAGCCCCGGAACGGACGCAACTTTGAGTATGCCAGCGAGGACCCAATCCTCTCCGGGATCATGGTGGGTGAACTTGCCAGCGGTGTGCAGGACAATCACATCATGGGCGACATCAAGCACTATGCCCTAAATGACCAGGAGACTGGCCGCAACTCACTCAATGCAGGGCTGAATGAGCGTGCGATGCAGGAGACGGATTTACTCTCCTTCAAGATCGGCATTGCACTGGCCAAACCCGCGGGCGCGATGTGCTCGTATAACCGAGTTAACGGCGACTATGCGTGTGAGAACAAGTACCTTCTCGACGATGTACTTAAGCACGATTGGGGCTTCAAGGGATTTGTGGTCTCCGACTGGGAGGCTACGCACAGTACGGTAAAGGCGGCTCTGGCTGGGCTCGATATGGAGCAGCCGGGGATTGAATACTTCGGCAAGGACCTGAAGCAGGCGGTGCTTGATGGCAAGGTGCCACAGGCGCGGCTGGATGACATGGTGCATCGGATTGTGCGGAGCATGTTCGCTGCCGGCGTGATCGACGATCCTCCTGTACGGAGCGTCGTTGATCCATTCCGCGGTCGAGATGACGCCGAGCATATCGAAGAAGAGGGCCTCGTTCTCTTGAAAAACGACCATATTCTCCCGCTTGCCGGTGGCGAGGTGAAGAGCATTGCGGTGATCGGCGACCATGCAGATACTGGTGTACTCTCCGGTGGTGGGTCGGCACAGGTGGATGCGCCGGGAGGGCGGCCAGGTGGGTCGGTGTGGGGGCAGCCGGTGTACTTCCCTTCATCGCCGCTGAAGTATGTGAAGGTTCACGCGGGAACCGCTGCGCATGTGACCTTCGATCCGGGGACCGATCCGGCACAGGCAGCGAAGGTCGCGGCTGGAGCGCAGGTGGCAATCGTGTTCGTGACGCAGTGGATGAGCGAGGGGCAGGATGCTGCAACGCTCAGCTTACCGCATGACCAGGATGTGCTGGTGAAGGCTGTCGCGGCGGCGAACCCGAATACTGTTGTGGTGCTGGAGACGGGCGGCCCCGTCGATATGCCGTGGGCGTCCAGCGTGAGGGGGATCATCGAGTCGTGGTATCCGGGGATCGGCGGCGCGCAGGCGATCGCCAATGTGCTGTTCGGAACGGTGAACCCTTCTGGCAAGCTGTCAGTGACGTTCGCGGCCAGCGATGACCAGTTGCCGCATCCGCATGTAACGGGGCTCGTGGAGCATACCGTCAACAACCGGCTGAAGGCGGACCAGCGCGGACGTCAGCCGCATGACTTTCCGGTGGACTACAACGTGGAAGGCATGATGGTGGGTTATAAGTGGTTTCAGGTGAAGGACGAGAAGCCGTTGTTTCCATTCGGCTATGGGTTGAGCTATACGACGTTCGACTACTCGGGGTTGAAGGTTGACCGTGAGGCAAAAGAGGTCAGCTTCGAGGTGAAGAACACAGGCAGCCGCGATGGTGATGAGATCGCGGAGGTGTATGTGACGCTGCCGAAGAGCGCGGGGGAGCCGTTCCGCAAACTGGCTGGATGGAAGCGTATCGCTGTGGCTGCCGGCACTTCGCAGACAGTCACGGTGCCGATCGATCCCTTGTATCTGTCGATCTTCGATGTGAAGGACCATGCGTGGAAGCAGGTGCCGGGTGAGTATCACTTTGAGGTGGGTGGCTCGTCGGCGGATCTGCCACTGCATGAGAATGTGATGGTAAGCGCGAAGTAA